From a single Nitrogeniibacter mangrovi genomic region:
- the thiS gene encoding sulfur carrier protein ThiS, with amino-acid sequence MNEIRVNDTVTDVPVGWRVADLLLDLGYQGKRVAVERNGEIVVRSHYEDTVLYAGDRLEIVVAVGGG; translated from the coding sequence ATGAACGAGATCCGGGTCAATGACACGGTGACCGACGTGCCGGTCGGCTGGCGGGTCGCCGATCTGCTGCTCGACCTGGGCTACCAGGGCAAACGCGTGGCGGTCGAGCGCAACGGCGAGATCGTCGTGCGCAGCCACTACGAGGACACCGTGCTGTATGCCGGCGATCGACTCGAGATCGTCGTGGCCGTGGGCGGCGGCTGA
- a CDS encoding DUF1097 domain-containing protein, whose translation MKMLHALGLSIALLVALWVYVSIGLPNLGFYPWIGFVAWAAFYAAGGGKDGVFKPLAAATVAILLTALTMFGVGEAGGGLVAMIGLVAVLAFVLVVLSDVAVLSYTPAAFLGAATYFGSGGKVDESVLFVILSWVAGLALGYASEALGKKMARPA comes from the coding sequence ATGAAAATGCTGCACGCCCTGGGACTGAGTATCGCGCTGCTCGTGGCGCTCTGGGTCTATGTGAGTATCGGTCTGCCGAACCTGGGTTTCTACCCGTGGATCGGTTTCGTCGCCTGGGCCGCCTTCTACGCCGCCGGTGGCGGCAAGGACGGCGTGTTCAAGCCGCTGGCCGCCGCCACCGTGGCCATCCTGCTCACCGCGCTGACCATGTTCGGTGTCGGCGAAGCCGGTGGCGGTCTGGTCGCCATGATCGGGCTGGTCGCCGTGCTGGCCTTCGTGCTGGTGGTGCTCTCCGATGTCGCCGTGCTGTCCTACACCCCGGCCGCCTTCCTCGGCGCCGCGACCTACTTCGGCTCCGGCGGCAAGGTGGACGAGAGCGTGCTGTTCGTCATCCTGTCGTGGGTGGCCGGTCTGGCCCTGGGTTATGCCAGCGAAGCGCTCGGCAAGAAGATGGCCCGCCCCGCCTGA